In one window of Porites lutea chromosome 8, jaPorLute2.1, whole genome shotgun sequence DNA:
- the LOC140946479 gene encoding extracellular calcium-sensing receptor-like, giving the protein METLTAHFGRLCAIASLVFVGSFASFTYQQIDKYSGINHGTWKDGDIMLKGLFPLTFQDGGKCDRLDSTGTTWMMAMIYAVDKINNVSSLLPNKTIGYEIEDTCQSIPKTMSFALEIVSKYRPNSVCRSLEDCCRPDTNHFEHKRISAVIGPASSWISIPVARLLGLYGIPQISYASTSRILADKTRYGSFLRTVPSDQFQAQAMAELVHYFHWNYVFLIASDDDYGKMGAAAFKTAAKNLSVCIANDEFVSFGSPNADRQIEDTMLKLKSAERAEVVIVFSYLEQGEMLLKKAEQFEITDRTWVASDGWNSVSSEIEKLNISKNTLKGLLSFSIRSKPVTDFDHFLRSTSVQKAWNNSWFTKLLEETLKCQASQNNRDLKLDVSPSRKLCDPGATLPADHEIPTDFVANVIDAVYVVAHAVHNILTCNQTRCPNISLPISPETLFDFASKVDFSGVDYTKVKFDKNGERTNSDYVIRNLHLSSKNRLQFIDVGHWSKYGDETRFTVNQSLIQWNKGKKPVSTCFRECHPGEKVVGQSECCWHCQKCDKGQVSFTSGSLNCTVCNETHYANAKRTQCIFREIVYLKVSDTAGIVILTLSCLVILVLTSVAVIFVRERRTPVVMDSSPYLLILFFITLLLSSIVTIIHVGCKPTDASCTSTSILLVLVFLFYSAFFLTKTKSATQFLKSAVSRLRDMHIAHLQLLGVGVLLLVQSILIIAWQVTSISIARFQNQEDNTRLLECYESFSAAHIIGICYPIVVLVVATVLAYRERHLPDNFNEAKSMSFSTLALCILLVAFIPTYRYVYGTNRILVVAFTLFVAAFSCMGCMFVPKLYIIFLRPERNTAESKRETAEQYVTHPGPSFEQATTGTRVSQDLGHVNHGASDGLTNGRKWAVSLSSDNVADMDKRKEEKQGDSAIYQEELLNKGKEAKTSNKDEISEVITYEV; this is encoded by the coding sequence ATGGAGACTTTAACAGCCCATTTTGGCCGCTTGTGTGCAATTGCAAGTTTAGTTTTCGTTGGTTCGTTTGCTTCGTTTACATATCAGCAAATCGACAAATACAGTGGCATAAATCATGGAACTTGGAAAGACGGAGATATAATGTTGAAGGGTCTCTTCCCCTTAACATTTCAAGATGGAGGAAAGTGCGACCGTTTGGATTCCACGGGGACTACTTGGATGATGGCCATGATATACGCAGTTGATAAAATTAACAATGTGTCTTCGCTTTTACCGAACAAAACAATTGGTTACGAGATCGAAGATACTTGTCAGAGCATTCCTAAAACGATGAGTTTCGCCCTTGAGATCGTCTCGAAATATCGACCCAATTCGGTTTGCAGGTCGCTAGAAGACTGTTGCCGCCCTGATACTAATCACTTCGAACATAAACGAATATCAGCAGTTATCGGCCCGGCTTCCTCGTGGATATCAATACCTGTGGCAAGGTTACTGGGTCTGTATGGCATCCCTCAGATCAGCTATGCCTCAACCAGCAGAATTCTGGCTGACAAAACGCGTTATGGCTCGTTTTTGCGAACTGTTCCCTCGGATCAGTTCCAAGCTCAGGCTATGGCGGAGTTGGTCCATTACTTTCACTGGAACTATGTGTTCTTGATTGCCAGCGACGATGACTATGGAAAAATGGGAGCTGCGGCTTTCAAAACGGCAGCCAAGAATTTGAGTGTGTGCATTGCCAATGACGAATTTGTCTCATTTGGCTCTCCCAACGCAGATAGACAAATCGAGGATACGATGCTCAAATTGAAAAGTGCTGAACGAGCAGAAGTTGTGATTGTATTTAGTTATCTCGAACAAGGAGAGATGTTGTTGAAAAAAGCGGAACAATTTGAGATAACTGATCGTACTTGGGTGGCAAGTGATGGGTGGAATTCGGTGAGTTCCGAAATAGAAAAGCTTAATATCAGTAAGAACACTTTGAAAGGATTATTGAGTTTTTCAATAAGATCCAAGCCGGTGACTGACTTTGATCACTTTTTGAGAAGTACATCTGTTCAAAAGGCATGGAATAATTCGTGGTTTACAAAACTCTTGGAGGAAACCTTGAAATGCCAAGCGTCCCAAAACAATCGAGACCTAAAATTAGATGTGTCACCTTCCAGAAAACTGTGCGATCCTGGTGCCACTCTTCCTGCGGATCATGAGATTCCCACTGATTTCGTGGCCAATGTCATCGATGCTGTATACGTTGTTGCCCACGCAGTTCACAATATTTTGACTTGTAATCAAACACGGTGTCCGAATATAAGCTTACCGATTTCCCCGGAAACGCTATTCgattttgcgtcaaaagttgATTTTTCAGGTGTTGACTACACAAAGGTTAAATTTGATAAAAACGGTGAGCGCACGAACAGCGACTATGTGATAAGGAATCTTCATCTCAGCAGTAAAAATCGTCTTCAGTTTATTGACGTTGGCCACTGGAGCAAATATGGCGACGAAACGCGCTTTACTGTCAATCAAAGTCTGATCCAGTGGAACAAGGGAAAGAAGCCAGTATCTACTTGTTTCCGAGAATGCCACCCAGGCGAAAAGGTGGTTGGCCAATCAGAATGCTGCTGGCACTGTCAAAAGTGTGACAAGGGACAAGTCAGCTTTACCTCTGGCTCTTTAAATTGCACCGTCTGCAATGAGACTCACTATGCAAACGCTAAAAGGACACAGTGTATCTTTCGTGAAATAGTTTATCTTAAAGTTTCTGACACCGCTGGAATAGTCATACTGACGTTGAGTTGCCTGGTCATACTTGTCCTGACTTCTGTGGCTGTTATATTTGTCCGTGAACGGAGAACACCAGTAGTTATGGATTCAAGTCCATATCTACTGATCTTATTTTTTATCACTCTGTTGTTGTCTTCGATTGTGACTATCATCCATGTAGGTTGTAAGCCAACCGACGCCTCCTGCACATCAACTAGCATTCTATTAGTTTTGGTGTTTCTTTTTTACTCCGCCTTCTTTCTCACTAAAACAAAATCAGCAACCCAGTTTCTTAAATCAGCGGTTTCTCGTCTTAGAGACATGCACATTGCTCATTTACAGCTACTAGGGGTTGGAGTACTTCTCCTTGTACAGTCTATTCTGATAATCGCATGGCAAGTAACATCGATTTCAATTGCACGTTTTCAGAATCAGGAAGACAACACGCGTCTCCTCGAGTGTTATGAGAGCTTTTCTGCCGCTCACATCATAGGTATTTGTTATCCAATTGTTGTGCTTGTAGTTGCAACAGTACTTGCCTACCGCGAGCGACATTTGCCGGACAACTTCAACGAAGCGAAATCGATGAGTTTCTCGACTCTCGCGCTGTGCATTCTCCTCGTCGCTTTCATTCCTACTTATCGGTACGTTTATGGAACAAATCGGATCCTGGTTGTTGCATTCACCTTGTTTGTAGCGGCGTTCTCATGCATGGGATGCATGTTCGTCCCGAAACTCTACATCATATTCTTAAGACCGGAAAGGAATACTGCAGAATCCAAACGCGAAACTGCCGAGCAGTACGTCACGCATCCGGGACCTTCATTTGAGCAGGCTACTACAGGGACTAGAGTTAGTCAAGACCTGGGTCACGTGAACCATGGGGCTTCTGATGGGTTAACAAATGGACGAAAATGGGCAGTATCTTTGTCAAGTGATAACGTGGCTGACATGGataagagaaaagaagagaagCAAGGAGATAGCGCTATCTACCAAGAAGAACTtctaaacaaaggaaaagaggcGAAAACATCCAATAAAGATGAAATAAGTGAAGTAATAACTTATGAAGTATGA
- the LOC140946048 gene encoding extracellular calcium-sensing receptor-like encodes MNTVAFCLFAVVSCLSVKTTFNLRSRWRRFQDSYFVIGALFPITEGPRCDIVREEGLLLVEAFVHTVNAKNNESNFRGGSIIGYDIRDTCSIPAVALRELLDILGKSEGSSWKNCSLSKAGNSCGVIAVVGPQSSKSALAISPLLSMYGVPQVSYGASSSLLNDSSMYSTLFRTCPSNRHLAISLASIIAYFRWSCINIVSSREEGSYLEIAQDLKQELKYYNICVAIDEVAGSYDEIPGIIFKIKRRATVTVSVLLGSDDYVAHILDEIRNKNLTKRIWIGINIPRIDNTFVIDGSLWISTPAEDLGELGSYIKKVSVDISGAYFKGLAANRYRPENFTQSNFLYLQRFPWDKIVYVMNSVLAISSGLESVKTCCHGDPHCSNCLEENFTLSYARNLLLRQLEGSSFVDNRDVYVSFNKNRELKTEFDILNLRITDNSTLTSFRVGKTTGHRGLAINASEIRWPGKEPEVPFSECWERCPSGSYTENYSGVCWWRCHKCPYGTYNSNSTSTLCSACPKEQMTNGLQGACVDKPLIIIKAGEFLAVIFLSACGLGEMLTLLVLGVFVRYHVTPVVKAANLTLSLLSLIVLLAWFLIPGLYIGQPTNVTCNLRAVVFAVLYTAITSVLLTKTNRVIKIFSAINVKKHRFLSNYWYGFLTCALIIVQLGICALHLLIFPPKLVYDYSVSDALLVQCNANLGFDVTALGYNIFLSLTCCVLAYQSRKLPSAYTEFKWIFLAMFTNISSWLIILINRHAWPSTKGNLICTIMALMVGAYAMLFLLFLPKVRVIFFRPEKNTKQAAIESTRRYSLEQASGIDLSPVQGSDQRRNSSPACLAMQFMKGSIGKLPVMKNNMGSRRSQSSKITTINECSEERKTSI; translated from the exons ATGAACACCGTTGCCTTTTGTCTGTTCGCCGTTGTATCCTGTTTATCCGTGAAAACGACGTTCAATTTGCGTTCGCGATGGAGGAGATTTCAAGACAGTTATTTTGTTATTGGAGCTCTTTTTCCGATAACGGAAGGTCCAAGATGCGATATTGTAAGAGAAGAAGGTTTGCTTCTTGTGGAAGCTTTCGTGCACACCGTGAACGCGAAGAACAACGAGTCAAATTTCCGTGGTGGTTCTATCATTGGCTACGATATTAGAGACACTTGCTCAATCCCTGCTGTCGCTTTAAGAGAGCTCCTGGACATACTTGGCAAAAGTGAAGGCTCTTCGTGGAAAAACTGCTCTTTGTCAAAGGCTGGCAATAGCTGTGGGGTGATTGCAGTTGTTGGCCCTCAATCAAGCAAGAGTGCCCTCGCGATCAGTCCACTATTGAGCATGTATGGAGTACCACAA GTCAGCTATGGCGCTTCCAGTTCCCTTCTTAACGACAGTTCCATGTACAGTACTCTTTTTCGCACCTGCCCCTCCAACAGACATCTCGCAATTTCTCTAGCCTCTATCATTGCCTACTTTAGATGGTCCTGTATCAATATAGTTTCCTCTAGAGAAGAGGGTTCGTACCTTGAGATCGCCCAAGACCTAAAGCAAGAACTTAAGTACTACAACATATGTGTCGCGATCGACGAGGTGGCTGGCTCGTATGACGAAATTCCAGgtataattttcaaaatcaaaaggCGCGCAACTGTAACCGTAAGCGTCCTTTTGGGAAGTGATGATTATGTTGCTCACATTCTTGACGAGATCAGGAACAAAAATCTGACTAAAAGGATATGGATTGGAATCAACATACCGCGGATTGACAATACATTTGTAATCGATGGCTCACTTTGGATCTCCACGCCAGCGGAAGACTTGGGCGAACTTGGAAGTTACATCAAGAAGGTATCGGTGGACATTTCAGGAGCATATTTTAAAGGGCTTGCGGCCAACAGGTACAGACCTGAAAATTTTACTCAGAGTAATTTCCTCTACTTGCAGCGTTTCCCTTGGGATAAAATCGTGTATGTTATGAACTCAGTTCTTGCGATTTCTAGTGGACTCGAAAGCGTGAAAACTTGCTGCCATGGTGATCCCCATTGTTCGAACTGCTTGGAGGAAAATTTTACCTTATCCTACGCTAGGAATCTTCTTCTAAGACAATTGGAGGGGAGTTCTTTTGTTGACAATCGTGACGTCTATGTATCTTTTAATAAAAATCGAGAATTGAAGACAGAATTCGACATCTTGAACTTACGCATCACCGACAATAGTACTTTAACGTCATTCCGAGTCGGAAAGACAACCGGACATAGAGGTCTGGCAATTAATGCGAGTGAAATTCGTTGGCCTGGTAAGGAGCCTGAAGTCCCTTTTTCGGAATGCTGGGAACGCTGTCCTTCGGGCTCATACACCGAAAACTATTCTGGTGTTTGCTGGTGGAGATGCCATAAGTGCCCTTATGGGACATACAATAGTAACTCCACCTCGACCTTGTGTAGTGCGTGCCCAAAGGAGCAAATGACAAACGGACTTCAAGGCGCATGCGTGGACAAGCCGCTGATAATTATTAAAGCTGGAGAATTTCTTGCAGTTATATTTCTGTCAGCGTGTGGCCTGGGAGAGATGTTAACTTTGTTGGTACTTGGTGTATTTGTGCGGTACCATGTGACACCTGTGGTGAAAGCAGCTAATCTCACTCTTAGCCTGTTGTCTTTGATCGTTCTCCTCGCCTGGTTTCTAATACCTGGTCTTTATATTGGTCAACCAACCAATGTCACATGCAATCTAAGAGCTGTCgtctttgctgttttgtacACAGCTATTACGTCGGTTCTTTTAACCAAGACAAATCGCgtcatcaaaatattttccgcCATTAATGTCAAGAAGCATCGTTTTCTCAGTAATTACTGGTACGGGTTTCTGACATGCGCGTTAATCATAGTACAGCTCGGGATATGCGCTTTACACCTTCttattttcccgccaaaactcGTTTACGACTACAGCGTTTCAGATGCTCTTCTCGTACAATGTAACGCGAATCTGGGTTTCGACGTCACTGCGCTTGGATATAACATTTTCTTGTCGCTAACGTGTTGTGTTTTAGCGTACCAGTCTCGTAAACTTCCCTCAGCATACACCGAATTCAAATGGATTTTTCTTGCGATGTTTACAAACATTTCATCATGGCTAATCATTCTGATAAACAGACATGCTTGGCCCTCTACCAAGGGAAACCTTATTTGCACAATTATGGCTTTGATGGTGGGCGCATATGCaatgctttttcttttgtttcttcctAAAGTTCGCGTTATATTCTTCCGACCTGAGAAAAACACGAAGCAAGCTGCTATAGAAAGTACACGGCGTTATTCATTAGAGCAGGCCAGCGGTATTGACCTATCGCCGGTTCAAGGATCGGATCAACGGCGTAACTCCTCCCCGGCGTGCTTAGCGATGCAATTTATGAAGGGCTCTATTGGGAAATTACCAGTGATGAAGAACAATATGGGGTCAAGACGATCCCAGAGTTCCAAGATTACGACGATAAACGAATGTtcagaagaaagaaaaacaagtatTTGA
- the LOC140946049 gene encoding extracellular calcium-sensing receptor-like: protein MTSNAALERTVGMSCKLLVEFICISILNILISASSGQSFNSFAPKRAQNIKGDFIIGGLFPVFLSEKNTTKCYDNNRRFQQFKSLRGDKLNCYRMNVFGLMWVEAMLFAIKEINNSTIILPNITLGYDIRDTGNEVQFAMEAALDFSSGFEKPNKGSHSNRTQCYNSSVVAVIGGAGSKISKAAGYILGVSSIPQISYSSTSPSLSIKSNFPSFLRTIPPDYVQAQVMADLVTFYNWSYVSTIATDEDYGRLGIEAFKRELKPRNICISVDELFHPDYTLSETKAQIARIVSALKEDKLAKVVVLFCEIPNALAFLEEAERQNLAGKIWIGTDSWGDKESILSFKDSTVSGMLAVVPTKGNIEKFEKHMETLTPLTSKHNPWFKDFWQGTYGCEKEKSKDRCKENPSIKNHTELNQQNCTSYDVICHGFSGDGLPNAGSVQMSKAANVMDAVYTVALALNDIIKCRKGRGLLPNGECPKVMKNQKNGVDPLDVLTYIKNLSFTGKLGFPIMFDKYGDIKGNYLVKSLQSDPDHVHGKKFITLGTWNWARRQLHFHNGTNISWNGWNPMVPFSRCSSPCAPGFYKVQGDLKCCWKCVQCPSGSITNTTGQSACFVCHVGYTSNENHTQCLKLPDVYLEWGSVAGSVILALSGFGFLSSVFALGAFCKYRNSAVVKASTREYSLLILSIISCMFLLPLLYIGRPSNTICMTQPFCFGLVITLWTSLMLTKTLRLLLIFKKRLLPGRVSFYGIHMQLLISLTLTLTVLAAIIPWMLKFPPKVTPHYFESQVSIDCGDKADTLLTIILGYSAVLAIPSSYLAYRARKLPENFNETRLIGFTLFTVCVIWIIVVPSYHDSDVENRRIILCCALITTGFTILVCMFSTRLRIILFQPEKNKTELVRASMFDYTMRMRNGSTAAKHLRKMSVVTVGTFSVPAKDC, encoded by the exons ATGACTTCGAATGCTGCTCTTGAAAGAACCGTTGGGATGTCTTGTAAGTTGTTGGTAGAGTTCATATGCATATcgattttaaatattttgatcTCTGCTTCGAGTGGACAGTCTTTCAACTCCTTTGCACCAAAGCGAGCACAAAATATCAAAGGAGACTTCATCATCGGCGGCTTATTTCCTGTGTTCTTGAGCgagaaaaacacaacaaaatgcTACGATAACAACAGACGTTTTCAACAGTTTAAATCCCTACGCGGAGACAAGTTAAATTGTTACAGGATGAACGTGTTCGGCCTGATGTGGGTGGAAGCGATGCTATTCgcaattaaagaaataaataacagtaCAATAATACTCCCGAATATAACGCTTGGTTACGATATAAGGGACACTGGAAACGAGGTTCAATTCGCCATGGAAGCTGCTCTAGATTTTTCTTCTGGATTTGAAAAGCCCAACAAAGGATCCCATTCAAACAGAACGCAGTGCTACAATTCGTCAGTCGTCGCTGTAATTGGTGGAGCGGGCTCGAAAATATCAAAGGCTGCGGGTTATATCCTGGGCGTATCTTCGATTCCACAGATAAGTTACTCATCAACAAGTCCCTCCCTTAGCATCAAGTCGAATTTTCCCTCGTTTTTAAGGACCATCCCACCGGACTATGTGCAAGCACAGGTTATGGCCGATTTAGTGACGTTTTACAACTGGAGTTATGTGTCAACTATTGCTACCGACGAAGATTACGGAAGGCTAGGGATCGAGGCATTTAAAAGAGAATTAAAGCCGAGAAATATCTGCATATCTGTTGATGAGCTTTTTCACCCAGACTACACGCTGTCGGAGACGAAAGCACAAATCGCGCGCATAGTCAGCGCGCTCAAGGAAGACAAGCTTGCAAAGGTCGTTGTCTTGTTCTGCGAAATACCAAACGCGTTAGCCTTCTTAGAAGAAGCCGAGAGACAAAACCTAGCTGGAAAAATTTGGATTGGAACAGACTCGTGGGGAGATAAGGAATCAATTCTATCGTTTAAAGACTCAACGGTGAGTGGGATGTTGGCTGTTGTGCCGACCAAaggaaacattgaaaaatttgaaaagcacATGGAAACACTGACACCCTTAACATCTAAGCACAATCCTTGGTTTAAGGATTTTTGGCAGGGGACGTATGGAtgtgaaaaagagaaaagcaaaGATCGCTGTAAAGAGAATCCCTCTATCAAAAACCACACGGAATTGAACCAACAGAATTGTACGTCGTATGACGTCATCTGTCATGGTTTCTCAGGTGATGGGCTTCCAAACGCAGGTAGTGTGCAGATGAGTAAGGCTGCAAACGTTATGGATGCAGTTTATACTGTAGCCTTAGCACTCAATGACATTATAAAGTGTAGAAAAGGACGAGGCCTTTTGCCAAATGGCGAATGTCCAAAAGTGATGAAAAACCAGAAAAACGGTGTCGACCCGTTAGATGTTTTAACATATATCAAGAACTTATCGTTCACCGGTAAACTTGGTTTTCCAATCATGTTCGACAAGTATGGAGACATCAAAG GTAACTACTTAGTAAAAAGCTTGCAGTCTGACCCTGATCACGTGCATGGCAAGAAATTCATTACGTTAGGGACCTGGAATTGGGCCAGGCGCCAGCTCCATTTCCACAACGGTACCAACATATCATGGAACGGCTGGAATCCCATGGTTCCTTTCTCGCGGTGCAGTTCACCGTGTGCACCTGGGTTCTACAAAGTTCAGGGTGATTTGAAATGCTGTTGGAAGTGTGTTCAATGTCCGTCTGGATCAATCACAAACACTACTGGCCAATCAGCATGCTTTGTGTGTCACGTGGGATATACCTCAAATGAGAACCACACGCAGTGTTTAAAGCTTCCAGATGTTTATCTGGAGTGGGGGTCGGTAGCCGGAAGTGTTATTTTAGCCTTATCGGGTTTTGGTTTCTTGAGCTCAGTTTTCGCGCTCGGTGCCTTCTGCAAATATCGAAACAGTGCGGTTGTGAAAGCTTCGACACGCGAATACTCACTGTTGATTTTATCAATAATATCTTGCATGTTTCTTCTACCTCTGCTCTATATAGGCCGACCCTCTAACACCATTTGCATGACGCAGCCTTTTTGTTTTGGATTGGTAATTACACTATGGACGTCCCTCATGTTGACAAAAACATTACGCCTTCTGCTGATTTTCAAAAAAAGGCTTCTACCAGGGAGGGTTAGTTTTTATGGCATTCATATGCAACTCTTAATATCGCTTACTTTAACACTAACTGTCTTGGCTGCAATCATTCCATGGATGTTGAAATTTCCTCCAAAAGTAACTCCGCACTACTTCGAGTCTCAAGTCAGCATTGATTGCGGCGACAAGGCGGACACTTTACTCACAATCATATTGGGATATTCCGCTGTACTAGCAATACCGTCGTCGTATCTGGCTTATAGAGCTCGTAAACTGCCTGAGAACTTCAACGAAACTCGACTTATTGGGTTTACATTATTCACTGTGTGTGTCATCTGGATAATAGTTGTTCCATCGTATCATGACAGTGACGTGGAAAACAGGCGCATAATTCTATGCTGTGCTCTCATAACTACGGGTTTTACCATCCTCGTTTGCATGTTTTCCACTCGTCtaagaattattttatttcaacccGAGAAAAACAAGACGGAACTGGTGCGAGCCAGTATGTTTGATTACACAATGCGCATGCGCAATGGATCGACCGCTGCTAAGCACCTTCGGAAAATGTCCGTAGTCACCGTTGGTACTTTTTCTGTGCCAGCCAAAGACTGTTAA